One Thiocapsa sp. genomic window, GGATTCCAGCGCGACCAACAAGACGGCAGCTCAAAGCTGGAGCCCGGTCGCCTGGCCCTGTTCCGCAATCACGACGAGCACGGCAACCCGCTGCCGCGCCCCCGCACCATCTTGATCGACAGCGAGCAACTGGAATCGGGCGAGGCGCTGGATGCCAACTTTCGCGCCATGGCGTCGGACGAGATCGAGCGCTTCCGCCGCGAGATCATCGAGCGCACCGGCGATGCCCGTCAGGCCGAGAACCTGACCGACCAGGACCTCTTGCGCGAAGTCATGAACACCGTCGGCAAGCCCGGCCGACTCGGGGCCGAGATTCGCTGCGTCGTCTCCGTCTCCATGCTCACCGAGGGCTGGGACGTCAGCACCGTGACCCACGTCCTCGGCGTGCGCGCCTTCGGCACGCAACTCCTGTGCGAGCAGGTCATCGGCCGGGCGCTGCGCCGCCAGTCCTATGATCTCAACGAAGAGGGGCTCTTCAACGTCGAATATGCCGACGTGCTCGGCATCCCCTTCGACTTCAACGCCACCCCCACGGTCGCCCCGCCGCAGCCCCCGCGCGAGACCATCCAGGTCAAGGCGATGCGCCCCGAGCGCGATGCCCTGGAGATCCGTTTCCCCCGCGTCGCCGGCTATCGCACCGAGCTACCGCAGGACCGCTTGACTGCCCAATTCGACGCCGATTCCATCCTGGTCATTTCACCCGAGCTGGTCGGCGCCGCCGAGACCCGCAACTCCGGCATCATCGGCGCGACCGTGGATCTCAACCTGGTGCATACGGGCGACGTGCGCCAATCCCAGGTCCTCTACGAGCTGACATCGCATCTCTTGCTGAGTCGATTCCGTGACGCCGACGGCGAGCCGCAGCTCCATCTGTTCGGCCAGCTCAAGCGCATTGCGCGTCAATGGCTCGACGGCTATCTGGACTGCAAGGGCGGCACCTATCCGGCCCAGCTCAAGTACAAGACCCTCGCGGACATGGCCTGCGAGCGCATCACCGCCGGTATCACCCGCGACCAGCTCGGCAAGCGGCCCATCATGGCGCTTCTCGACCCCTACAACCCGGTCGGGTCCACCACGCACCTCAACTTCAACACCTCCAAGACCGACCGCTGGGAGACCGACGCGCGCCGCTGCCACCTCAACTGGGTCATCCTCGACAGCGACTGGGAGGCCGAATTCTGCCGCGTCGCCGAGGCCCATCCGCGCGTCAGGGCCTATGTCAAAAACCACAACCTGGGCTTCGAGGTCCCCTACCGGTATGGCTCCGAGATGCGCCGTTACCGCCCCGACTTCATCGTGCAGCTCGACGACGGCCACGGCGAGGAGGATCTGCTGAACCTCACGGTCGAGATCAAGGGTTATCGCGGCGAGGACGCCAAGGAGAAGAAGACCACCATGGATGTCTACTGGGTGCCCGGCGTGAACAATCTCGGCACCCATGGCCGCTGGGCCTTCGCCGAGTTCGCCGATGTCTACCAGATCGAGGCCGACTTCAAGGCCAAGGTCGAGAGTGCGTTCGACACGATGATCGAGAAGGTTGTCGGTGGTTAGTGGTCAGTGGTTGCGGTTTTGGCCGATTCAGCGGCCCCAATGCCCATGCGATCCCAATAGACGCCAGCCGGACAACATAGAGAGGAAAAGATGACCAAAGAAATCACGATCAGCTTTGAAGAAGACATCATCGAAACCGCACTCAAGCGCGCGCGCGCTGAGGATACCACGCTGGATGACCTCATCCGCGGATGGCTGTCGGACTATGCCCAACGCCAGAGGCAGGTCGACGCGGCCATGGCCACGATCGAGGCGTTGAGCGGCAACATTGACCTGGGCGGACGCAAATTCACGCGGGAAGAAATGAATGAGCGTTGATTTCCTCGACTCCAACGTCTTTCTTTATGTCTTTGACCGTCATGACGCCCGCAAACGTGCCATTGCAAAAGAGTTGATCCGCGATGCGTTGCATCGCGGCGACACCGCCATCAGTCATCAGGTGGTTCAGGAAACGCTGAATGTGCTGACCGGTAAGCTCAAGGCGGCTGCCGGTCCCGATGAGGCCCGCCGCTTCTTGCACACCGTACTGGTTCCATTCTGGCGGGTGATGCCGTCACCCGAGCTTTTTCAACGTGGCATTAATGTGCAGGAACGATACGGGTTCCATTTCTACGACGCGTTGATTGTCGCCGCGGCCCTCGACGCGGGCTGCACCAGGCTGCTGAGCGAGGACTTGCAGCATGACCAACGCATCGAAACCCTGATCGTTGAGAATCCGTTCATCTAAAGGACTCAAGATGGCCCGCAAACCCAAGACCTCATCGCTGAACGTCGAGACCCTCACTCACGACGAGGCCACCCGCAAGAATATCCCGACGGCCGAATACCAGTCGATGATGCGCAAGGACGAGGAGGACCCGGTCCGGGTGACCTATGCACGCGGACCCGCCGAGCAGCCCGATGCACTCGCCCACGAGAAGGGGCAGCGCAACCGCGACCTCGACCCGCAGCTCATCTGGCGCGGCAAGGATCAACAGGATTGGAGCGACCTCGTCGTCCATGCGCCGCCGCTCTATATCCAAGAGAAGGTCCACCCCAAGGCGTTGATCGATGACTTGCGGAGAGTGGATAGTGAAAAGTGGCGTGTGGATAGTAAGAACGTCTCATCTTCTCTATCCACTAACCACTCCACACTATCCACTCAACTGGATCTCTTCGCCGACTTCAACGGCATCCCCAAGGACGCGGACAAGACCGAGTTCTATCGGCACGACCAGAACTGGTCGAACCGCATGATCCTGGGCGACTCGCTACAGGTCATGGCCAGCCTCGCCGAGCGCGAGGGTCTACGCGGCAAGGTCCAGTGCATCTATACCTTTTATAGGCATAAACGCAACTTTCCTTATGTCGACTCTCAGCAATGCTCGATAACATTTTAACTTCGAGTTAGACTTATCGCTACCGACGGGCCGCCTTGTAGTGTTTTTTAGACGATGATCAGAATCGAGTTCTCCGAGCAGGATTTGAAGACAATACAGAAGTTGCGTTACGAGCATCCACACCCAAGGGTGCGCAGGCGAATGGAGGTGCTGTGGCTGAAGAGCCAAGGCCTTGCGCACCGGGAGATTTGTCGGCTCGCGGGAATTTCCAGCAACACCTTACGGCAGTACCTAGGGATGTTTCAGTCCGGTGGTATCAAAAAGCTGACGGAGCTCAACTTCTACGCCCCGATAAGCGAGTTGGAGCAGCATCGCTATCGACTCGAAGCCCATTTCCGCGCGCATCCGCCTGCGACCATCAACGAGGCGGCGGCCATGATCGAGGAGCTGACGGGAATCAAGCGCAGTCCGAGCGCCGTGGGGCGGTTTCTCAATTCGCTCGGCATGGCTCCGAGACGAGTCGGAATCATCCCCTCGAAAGCCGATCCGGAGGAGCAAGAACAGTTTATTATCAATAAGTTAGAGCCGCGCATCGAAGAAGCCAGACAGGGTAAACGCGCTATTTTTTTGTCGATGCTGCTCACTTTGTAATGGGTGCCTTTCTCGGCATTCTGTGGTCATTCTCCCGCCTTTTTTTAAAGACTTCCGCCGGGAGAAAACGTTTCAACGTGCTCGGTGCGCTGAACGCGATCACGCATGAACTGGTGATGGTGACGAACGATACCTATATCACTGCGGTAAGCGTCTGCGACCTGTTGCGACGCATTGCCATGCTGAATCTCGACGTGCCAATCACGCTGGTGATGGACAATGCGCGCTACCAGAAGTGCAATATCGTCACAGCGCTGGCTTTGCAGCTGAATATCGAACTGCTTTATCTTCCCACCTATTCACCGAATTTGAACCTGATCGAAAGGTTGTGGAAGTTCGTCAAGAAAGAAGTGCTCTACTCGAAATACTATCCTAATTTCGCCGAGTTCCGAACTGCAATCACCGACTGCCTAAAACAAACGCACACCACGCACAAGAAGGAGCTGGACTCTTTACTCACGCTGAAATTCCAGGCATTCAAAAAATGTGAGCTTGTGCCTATATGAGGTATACATCGACCCGCCCTACGGCATCAAATTCAACAGCAACTTCCAATGGAGCACCACCAGCCGCGATGTGAAGGACGGCAATGTCGCGCACATCACCCGCGAGCCGGAGCAGGTGAAGGCGTTTCGGGATACCTGGCGGGATGGCATTCATTCCTATCTGACCTATCTGCGGGATCGGTTGACCGTCGCGCGCGATCTGTTGACGGATTCCGGGTCGGTCTTTGTGCAGATTGGGGATGAGAATGTTCATCGCGTTCGTGCATTGATGGATGAGGTTTTTGGTGATCAGAACTTGGTTTCGCTCATCACAGTGCAAAAAGCCGGCTCAACTTTTTCCCAGTATCTCGGCGGCATCGCTGACTTTGTGCTCTGGTACGCTAAAGATATAGAACGCACCAAGTACAAAGCTCAATACGTGGATAGGAATGTATCGCCGGAGGAAAGTGGACGATTTACGATCGCACAAATCGAAGTGGGGGTTCGGCTGCCAGTCAGCGAGCTATCTCGCTCACCAAGAATGGATGAACTTGTAGCCCCTGATCCTCTACAGTCGGCATCGGCAGGTAGGGATAAAGGCGAAGGTGCCGCGAGCTGGTTTCCTGTCCCAGTTTTCGGCCGGACTTTCCGCCCAACCATGCAAAGCAGATGGAAAACCAATGAATTTGGAATGCGAAGACTCATTCGTGCAGACCGTGTCATTCCTCAAAGCAACTCAATTCGCTACGCGCGACGCTTCAAGGACTTCTCAGTTGCTGTCCTGTCTAATATTTGGACTGACCTTGCAGGAGCCGCGAATAAAGTTTATGTAGTGCAAACAAGCACTCGGATCATCGAGCGCTGCCTCTTGATGACCAGCGACCCCGGCGACTTGGTCCTCGACCCCACCTGCGGCTCCGGCACAACCGCCTATGTCGCCGAACAATGGGGCCGCCGCTGGATCACCATCGACACCTCCCGCGTCGCACTCGCGTTGGCCCGCGCCCGCATCATGGGCGCCCGCTATCCCTATTACCTGCTCGCCGACTCGCCCGCGGGCCAGCGCAAAGAGGCCGAGATCACCCACAGCGCCCCCTCGTCACAGCCGACCCGAGGCGACATCCGCCACGGCTTCGTCTACGAACGCGTCCCGCACATCACGCTGAAGTCCATCGCCAACAACACCGAGATCGATGTCATCTGGGACAGGTGGCAGGACACCTTGGAGCCTCTGCGCGAGGCGTTGAACGCTGCGATGGGCAAAACCTGGGAAGAATGGGAAATCCCGCGTGCCGCCGAGGACCATTGGCCGGCCGAACCACTGCGGTTCTTCAAGACGCTTCAAGGCGAGCAGGCAAAGGGCACAAACGCCAGTCCGGCCAAGATTGACGACGCCCTGCGAGGGATCAACAAAGCCCTCGAACGCGACTACAGCATCGAGACGCTGCCGGCTCGCCCGGTCGACCCTTGGCCCGAATCGGCCGCCACGCTGCACGCCGAGTGGTGGCAGGCCCGCATCGCCCGCCAAACGGAGATCGACGCCTCCATCGCCGCCAAGGCCGACTCCGAGTATCTCTACGATAAACCCTACACCGACAAGAAGACCGTCCGCGTCTCCGGCCCGTTTACTGTCGAGAGCCTGTCGCCCCACCGCGTGCTCGGTGTCGATGAGAACGACGAACTGATTGACCCGGCCAACAGCGTCGCCACCCCGGATGCCGGATACGGAGAAAAGCCGACCTTTTCGCAGATGATCCTGGACAACCTCAAGGCCGCCGGCGTGCAGCAGGCGCACAAGGCCGACAAGATCACCTTCACCTCGCTGACCCCGTGGCCCGGCGATCTGATCTGCGCCGAAGGCCGTTTTGTCGTCGGCGACGATCCCGGCATCGTCGATGGCCATGCAGCCTCGCCCGAGCCCACCGAAAGCCCAAGCTCGTTCTCTGAAAAGCGCGCAGCGATTTTCATCGGCCCAGAATTCGGCACCGTCACCCGCCCCGATCTGGTGCTTGCCGCACGCGAGGCCGGCGACGCCGATTTCGATGTCTTGATCGCCTGCGCCTTCAACTACGAGGCCCACGCCACGGAGTTCAACAAGCTCGGACGCATCCCGGTGCTCAAGGCGCGCATGAATGCCGACCTGCACATGGCCGAGGATCTGAAGACCACCAGCAAGGGCAACCTCTTCGTCATCTTCGGCGAACCCGACATCGCCATTCTGCCGGCCGATGACGACCTGATCCGGATCAAGATCAACGGTGTGGATGTCTTCCATCCCGGCACCGGCGAGGTGCGCAGCGACGGCCCCGAGGGCATCGCCTGCTGGTTCATCGACACCGACTACAACGAAGAGAGCTTCTTCGTTCGCCACGCCTATTTCCTCGGTGCCGAGGATCCCTACAAAGCGCTCAAGACCACCCTCAAGGCGGAAATCGACGAAGACGCCTGGGCAAGCCTCAACAGCGACACCTCTCGGCCCTTCCCCAAACCCGCCTCCGGGCGCATCGCGGTGAAGGTGATCAACCATCTGGGGGACGAGGTGATGAAGGTGTTTCGCATCTAGATGTCGCATATCAAAAGCCTGTTTACGTCAAGAAGATGATTGGGTTGCTTCGTGACTACGAGAGCGACTTGGTCGCGTTCCTGAGAGAATCCCGATGAACATCAATCCACCCACCTACAACATCAGCATCCGCCACGGCACCTTCGAGGGTGAAGCCTTGTTCGAGGCTCGGGTGAAGGAACTGCCTGATCTGGCGGAGTATGGAGAGACCTACACCGAAGCCTATGATCTTGCGATCGACGCCATCGAGACGGCGGCGATGGCCTATTGCGAGCAGGGCAGAGCCTTTCCGGAGGCGCTCGTGCCCGCCGACGACTTCAGCGGTCGCGTCACCTTGCGTCTGCCGCGCAGTCTCCACCGTGCCCTGGCGGCGGCTGCCGAGGATGAAGGCGTCAGTCTGAATCAGCACCTTGTTAATGTGCTGAGCTATTACTCGGGTTTCGCAGCCGGTCGTCAAACCGACGCCCCGCCCCTTGGCTTTCGGTGCCGCAACAGGACCCCGTAGAACCGCGCAAATCCCACCTGCGTCTGATTCAAACCGAGAAACTGACGCCGGATTCACGGGCTTGTCGCGGACAATGAATGATACGCTGCAAAAGGCGATCGACAGCCTGTTGATCAATGACATCTATCTGCGCTCCACCGAATCCTCTCTGTCCGAGGAATTCGAGCCAAAGTACGATACCAGCATCGGCCATCTGGAAGTGCAGTTCAGGCACGTTGTAACGCATTGGAGCGTGCTGGCGCTCGAGCAGGAAGGTGAAGACCCGGTTTCGTTGTTTCGCGTATTCGTTGACCTGGGCGTCCGTTGGCTGGAACCCGGCACCGACGGTGGCAATGGAGACGAACGGCGCATCAAGGCCCGGATCGAGGCCACAATGATCGCCGAATATCGGATGAGCGAGGACCCAGGAAAGGAAAGTCTGAAAGAGTTTGCGCTACGCAACGCGAGCTATCATATCTGGCCCTACTGGCGTGAGTACCTGATGGGGCAATGTCTGCGTATGAACCTCCCAAAGGTTATTCTTCCGGCCGTCCAGTTCGCACAGAACCGGGCGACCGAATAGCGGCGGTCGACCGAGGACGTTATGGCCTACAGGATGCGAGTCCGCGCCCCCGTGTCGGTGAGGCTGTGAGTTGATGGACTTCTGCATCGCCGACACCTTCACCGACAGTCTCGCCCGCCTCGCGGGCGACGAGCAGAAGGCCGTCAAAACCACGGCGTTCGACTTGCAGATCAACCCGGCCAACCCCGGCCTCTCGTTTCACAAACTCGACAAGGCGCGGGATAAGAACTTCTGGTCGGTACGGGTCGGCAGCGACATCCGCTTGATCGTCCATCGGGCCTCGGGGAGCCTTCCCCTGGGACAAGTGGACCATCTTCCTCCATCCCGCACAGCGCAATGGGTCGAGCGCGAGCTCAACGGCCCGGCGCGCGTCTGCGGGTCGGCCGGCACCGGGAAGACCATCGTCGCGCTGCATCGCGCGGTCTTTCTCGCGCGCCGACATCCGGAGAGTCGCGTCCTGCTGACGACCCTCTCCGAGACGCTGGCGAATGCGCTGCGCACCCAGCTCCGACGCCTGATCAGCACCGAGCCGCGACTCGCCGAACGGCTCGAAGTCGACGCCATCGATGCTGTCGGCAGCCGGCTGTCTGCGCGGCATCTCGGGCCGGCACGATTGGCCACGGATGAGCAGATCAGCCGCTTGATCGCCGAGGCGAGCACGGCGGCCGGCAATCAGACGTTCGGTCTCGGTTTCCTGCGGTCGGAATGGACGGATCCGGTCGACGCCTGGCAGTTGAAAACCTCGGATGACTATCGGGATGTGAAGCGCCTGGGACGCAAGACGCGTCTGCCGGAGTCCCGGCGCGCCGCGTTCTGGACCATCTTCGAGTCCGTCCGAGCCGCTCTGACCGAGAGCGGGGTGATCACACGCGCAGCCATGTTGACCGACCTCGCGACGCAGCTGGGCGAACGCCGACAGCGGCCGTTCGACTTCGTGGTCGTGGATGAAGCCCAGGATCTCAGCGTGCCACAACTGAACCTCCTCGCCGCGTTGGCTCGCCGCGTTGGCCGCAGGCCGTCCGAGCGGACTCTTCTTCGCGGGCGACCTCGGTCAGCGCATCCTGCAGCCCCCGTTCTCCTGGCTGTCCCTCGGAGTCGACATCCGAGGCCGCGCCCGAACGCTTCAGATCAACTATCGCACCTCGCATCAAATCAGAAGCCAAGCGGACCGCCTTCTCGGACCGGAGACGTCGGATGTCGACGGCAACACCGAAGACCGACGCGGGACCATCTCGGTCTTCAACGGTCCCGCCCCGACCGTCGCCAGCTTCCAGACGCCCGCAGAGGAGGCCGGCGCGGTTGCCGCCTGGATCACCGAGCGCATCTCCGAATCCGTCGAACCGCACCAGGTCGCCATCTTCGTCCGCTCCGAGGCCGAGCTGGAGCGTGCGCGTGCCGCGGCCACCGCAACAGGACTACCGGCCAAAATCCTGGACGAGCATGTCGAGACCGACCAGGGACATCTCGCCATCGCCACCATGCACCTCGCAAAGGGACTGGAGTTTCGCGCCGTCGCCGTCATGGCCTGCGACGACGAGGTCATCCCCTCGCAGTCGCGCATCGAAACCGTGACCGACGACAGCGATCTCGCGGAGGTCTACAACACCGAGCGCCACCTGCTCTACGTCGCCTGCACACGGGCACGGGATCACCTCTTCGTCAGCGGCGTTGCTCCGGCATCCGAGTTCCTGGATGACCTGCTGATTCCGCGGCGTGGGTGAAGGACGCAAAGAACACAGCCTGACTGATCTCGGATTCCTCGGTGACGCGTCAAACGAGGCACCGGCATCAAGGACGGGGACATGAGGAACACTAGAAGGCTCGTGCTATATTTCCTCGCACACATCACGGAGGATAGCGAGTGTCCTGGAGTCAACGACGATAGACCAAGCCGGAATCGCCTGGAACGAGCAATTCGCGAGAGGTTCGGTTTTTTTTGGTCGCTCCGAGCATGCGCGTTCGGCATCCCAATGGTGGGCTAGAAATACCTTTTTCCGAAATTCCGTGCTCGCCGGGTCTTGTCCATAAACTTCGTCCGGCTTAGGATCGTCCACAAATCGATTCGCAGATAGAGGCTGAAATCACCGGATGCCCACCATCAGCCGGTTCTTCGGTATCGTGATCCAAATGTTTTGGCGTGAGCACGCACCGCCGCATTTCCATGCCCTTTACGCTGAGCACGAAGCGCTGATCGATATCCGCACGCTAGAAGTCATTGCTGGACGACTGCCTAAGCGAGCCCTCGGCCTGACAATCGAGTGGGCCATCGAGCACCGCGAAGAATTGATGGAGGACTGGAGAATATGTCAATTGAAGCAGCTTCCGAAACAGATCGCACCATTGGAGTGATTCCAGCCGCTCCGTGGCGGGTGAAGGAATTGTCGATATTGCCGGAATACCGTCTGGCGGTGACCTTCCAAGATGGCACCAGCGGGGTCGTAGATCTCTCGGGAGTCACCGCGGCTCATGACCGCGGTATCTACGAGCCGCTCAAGGATCCGAGCTACTTCAAGCAAGCGCGTCTTGAAATGGGTGTTGTCACCTGGCCGAACGGCGCGGATCTCGACCCTGCTTGGATGTATGAGGAATTGGTGCGGTTTAAAACGTGGTCTGTCCCCGTTTAGTTCTGGTTTGTCGGTATCCCCATGCCGACAGCTCCTCCGTGAGCGCTCAATCATGACAGTTACGGAGCAAGCGACTCGCGACCAGACCAACCTTGTTACACATACAGTTTCATGAATCCGATGCGACCGAAGATCGAACCAGACCACGATACATCCGGAACTGACCCCTCTCGGCTCACCCGAAGGCTGAGATATTTTCTTCTCGTCTTCCTGCCTGCGGCGCTGATCATCGGCTTGGGCGCCTGGTACCTCAGACAGGCGGAAAATGAATTATCTATGGTCAGCCTGCAGTCGGCGCAGGAACTGGCTGTTGGTCTCGGCGCGAACGCCCTCACGCGTCATCTGGATTCGGTTAATCGCGATCTGCGGTATATCGCGAATCAAGAGGCACTCAGGGTGCTGCTGAACGCAGAGAGCCCGGATGCCCTGGGCTACCTGACGCGTGACCTCATCGCCTTCTCGGAGGCCGCGCGGTTTTACGACCAGATCCGCTGGATCGATGAAACCGGTCAGGAGCGCGTGCGCGTTGACCGGGTTGGCGGAACAGCCGGTGCGGTCCCCGCTGAGCGTCTGCAGAACAAGGGCACGCGCTATTTTTTCACCGACACCATGGCGCTGAACCCCGGTCAGGTGTTCGTCTCGCCCCTGGATCTCAACATCGAGGGCGATGCCATCGAGGTACCCTACAAGCCGACACTGAGGTTCGCCACCCCGGTGTTCGATGCGTCCGGGCGAAGGCGTGGCATCGTCATCCTCAATTATCTTGGCCGGACCATGCTCAAGGAGTTCGCCGCCGCAGCAGGGAGCTTGAGTCATGACATCAGCCTCGTGAATGGCGACGGCTACTGGCTGAAGGCATCCGATCCCGCTGACGAATGGGGATTCATGTTCGAGCGGCCGCTGACCCTGGCAAACCGGTACCCGGACGTCTGGTTGCGGATGCGCACGGCCGACAGTGGACGACTGCGAACCGGCACTGGCCTATGGACCTGGCGAACACTCCATCCTTTGAGAGCCGGCGAAATTTCGAGCACCGGGGTGGCTGCGGCGGCTGGTCCAAGCCAGGGTCGAGTCAGTCATGACGGCTATATCTGGAAAGCCATCTCCCGCGTACCCCCTGAGCAGCTCACGGCCCTCGGCGCGGCGACAGCCATCCGCTACGGCATCATCGCCGGGGGCCTGATGGGACTCCTGGCCGTCCTCAGCTGGCTGCTTGCCTCGACCCTCGACGACCGGGCCCGGGCTCGAGAGCTTCTGCAGCGGTTGGCAACCACCGATGGCCTCACCGGGGTCGCCAATCGACGCTACTTCATGGATCAGTTGAAACAGTATTGGAGTGGCTTCCAGCGTCATCCGCCGCTTCCGGTCGGTATCGTCATGATGGATCTGGACCACTTTAAGGCCATCAACGATGGCGATGGGCACGCAGCCGGGGACATGGTCCTGCAGCACTTCGGCCGTATTCTGCGCGCGTCCTTGCGCGACACCGACACAGCCGGGCGGATCGGCGGGGAGGAATTCTGTGTTCTGCTGCGCGGCTGTGATCTGGAGGGAGTGCGTGATTACGCTGAACGGATCCGGCATCAGCTCGAAATCGATCCCGTCATTCTGGGCGAGACACAGCTCGCGGTGACAGTGAGCTGCGGGGGCGCAGTCTTTCTGAGTAGCGACACCATCCCCGCGGCAGCCATACGACGAGCCGATGCCGCACTCTACCGCGCGAAGGCGGCCGGCCGAAATCGGGTTGAGCTGGGTTAATCGGCGGTCTGTCTCACCGAAAGCAGCGCTAATCGGGCATTCATGTCCAGCTCGAACCGGACTAAACCGCGCCCAGTGCGGTATGCGATGTTTTTGGATGGGATCGGCCCCGGCGGATTTCAGAACCGCTGGAGCCGGCGCGGTTTAAAGCGATTTCCGGAAACTCGGAGACCTGCGAAGCCAGGACCTGTGGGTCGGACTTCAGTCCGACACGAACGCATCAATTATCCCCTGTGGGTCGGACTTCAGTCCGACACGCGCATCAAGGCACGGCGATACCGACGGCCTTCAGGGTCGCGCCCCCGCTGCAGGGGCGTCTCCACGACGTCCTGCAGATCCTCGATGCGTAAACAGGGCCGTTGTATCCACTCTGTTTAGCGTTGTATGACGCGGTGCCCGGGGCCGGAATCGAACCGGCACGCCTTGCGGCGAGTCTCGCCCGCTTTTCCCGGGGCGGAACGGAACCGCTACCCTCAGACGACCGTCGGGTACTCCGGCTGATAGACGTGCTTCCGAATGAACTCGACCATGTCCGCCGGCCGCTCGACCCGGGCGAGACCCGGGGCAGTAGGGTCACTCCCATTGCGCACTTATGGCTTCGCTCCGTGTGGTACATGTGAGACCCCGTGGGTTTTCACATGGGTTTTCATGACCCGTGGGTTTTCTGCTCCGGCGGCGTGACGACAACCTAGTCAAACTCGCCCCAACGCGTCTCCATCCATTCCCCCTTTCTTCCGGAAGTCTAGCGAGGAGTCGTGGAATCAATGCATTATCGTGGTACGTCCTCTATTTTCCCTTTTTCCTCTTTCGATTTCGTCTCGAACACGAAGCGCAGTAGTCTTGGGCTCGCCAAACACATAACGACAGGTGGATGACGATGGAACAGACCCGCAATCTTGAGATCGGCTCCCGCATTCGCGAGGCTCGCACACGGCGCGCATGGACTCTCGAAGACCTGTCACGGTTTACACACCGTGCCATCACGCTGTCCCGACTCGCCAACTACGAGAACGGCATCCGTCGGCCCGGAATCGAGGAGGCGGAAGTACTGGCAAACGCTTTCGGTGATGTCTCGGCCGCTTGGCTCTTTGACCCTCGACGGGGAGAGACGGCCTGATGCCGGTTCCTGCCAGACGGCGATTTGACGTCAAATCGGCTGATTTCCCGAACCGTAGCCTTCTGAACGGAAGGCGCTAGGCTCAAGGTTCCTGGAGCCATGCCCTTGACCCCCTCTACGCGCGTACGTCGTCGGGTTTCTGTTGCGCCCGAGCCGTCCGATCGAGCTACGGTCCGCTACGCCACGATCTGACGTGACGACCGCCGAGGCACTCTCTCGGAATCTTGTGCTATATTTCACCCACACGCCACGGAGGAAGCGAACGTCATGGACTCGACGACACATCAAGCCGAACTGCCCGGAGCGATTCTTATCGTTCGAGGGGTTCGGCTTTTTCTTGTCCGCTCTGGACGCGCACGCTCGGGATCTACATGGTGGGCTAGAA contains:
- a CDS encoding BPTD_3080 family restriction endonuclease — protein: MGHPFFDRPILNSPYAYPSRHWELDKTGQPTQQILEARRRAEFITPIPKPKKQKGAPKQAELAFDEGKGLSTEAQRYDHTAVINGVRQEVDRWRLDPDPNHWRVTPETARLLQHWRHHPFSGLRPFFCQIEAVETAIWLTEVAPHIGKAGKRFLTHLADANHDANPELMRLALKLATGAGKTTVMAMLIAWQTINAVRRPDSKRFSRGFLIVAPGLTIKDRLRVLQPNDPDSYYASRELVPTDLLDEVNRAKIVITNYHAFKRRERVELSKGGRLLLQGRGGDALNTLETEGQMLQRVMPDLMGLKNILAINDEAHHCYREKPNQSPGGAPEGELKGDDKKEAEKNNEAARLWISGLEAVNRTLGLARVLDLSATPFFLRGSGYAEGTLFPWTMSDFSLMDAIECGIVKLPRVPIADNIPGGEMPMFRNLWEHIRAKMPKKGRGKAASLNPLDLPPQLQTALEALYGHYEKTHALWTEAGVAVPPCFIVVCNNTATSKLVYDYISGFQRDQQDGSSKLEPGRLALFRNHDEHGNPLPRPRTILIDSEQLESGEALDANFRAMASDEIERFRREIIERTGDARQAENLTDQDLLREVMNTVGKPGRLGAEIRCVVSVSMLTEGWDVSTVTHVLGVRAFGTQLLCEQVIGRALRRQSYDLNEEGLFNVEYADVLGIPFDFNATPTVAPPQPPRETIQVKAMRPERDALEIRFPRVAGYRTELPQDRLTAQFDADSILVISPELVGAAETRNSGIIGATVDLNLVHTGDVRQSQVLYELTSHLLLSRFRDADGEPQLHLFGQLKRIARQWLDGYLDCKGGTYPAQLKYKTLADMACERITAGITRDQLGKRPIMALLDPYNPVGSTTHLNFNTSKTDRWETDARRCHLNWVILDSDWEAEFCRVAEAHPRVRAYVKNHNLGFEVPYRYGSEMRRYRPDFIVQLDDGHGEEDLLNLTVEIKGYRGEDAKEKKTTMDVYWVPGVNNLGTHGRWAFAEFADVYQIEADFKAKVESAFDTMIEKVVGG
- a CDS encoding PIN domain-containing protein — encoded protein: MSVDFLDSNVFLYVFDRHDARKRAIAKELIRDALHRGDTAISHQVVQETLNVLTGKLKAAAGPDEARRFLHTVLVPFWRVMPSPELFQRGINVQERYGFHFYDALIVAAALDAGCTRLLSEDLQHDQRIETLIVENPFI
- a CDS encoding DNA methylase, coding for MARKPKTSSLNVETLTHDEATRKNIPTAEYQSMMRKDEEDPVRVTYARGPAEQPDALAHEKGQRNRDLDPQLIWRGKDQQDWSDLVVHAPPLYIQEKVHPKALIDDLRRVDSEKWRVDSKNVSSSLSTNHSTLSTQLDLFADFNGIPKDADKTEFYRHDQNWSNRMILGDSLQVMASLAEREGLRGKVQCIYTFYRHKRNFPYVDSQQCSITF
- a CDS encoding site-specific DNA-methyltransferase, which gives rise to MCLYEVYIDPPYGIKFNSNFQWSTTSRDVKDGNVAHITREPEQVKAFRDTWRDGIHSYLTYLRDRLTVARDLLTDSGSVFVQIGDENVHRVRALMDEVFGDQNLVSLITVQKAGSTFSQYLGGIADFVLWYAKDIERTKYKAQYVDRNVSPEESGRFTIAQIEVGVRLPVSELSRSPRMDELVAPDPLQSASAGRDKGEGAASWFPVPVFGRTFRPTMQSRWKTNEFGMRRLIRADRVIPQSNSIRYARRFKDFSVAVLSNIWTDLAGAANKVYVVQTSTRIIERCLLMTSDPGDLVLDPTCGSGTTAYVAEQWGRRWITIDTSRVALALARARIMGARYPYYLLADSPAGQRKEAEITHSAPSSQPTRGDIRHGFVYERVPHITLKSIANNTEIDVIWDRWQDTLEPLREALNAAMGKTWEEWEIPRAAEDHWPAEPLRFFKTLQGEQAKGTNASPAKIDDALRGINKALERDYSIETLPARPVDPWPESAATLHAEWWQARIARQTEIDASIAAKADSEYLYDKPYTDKKTVRVSGPFTVESLSPHRVLGVDENDELIDPANSVATPDAGYGEKPTFSQMILDNLKAAGVQQAHKADKITFTSLTPWPGDLICAEGRFVVGDDPGIVDGHAASPEPTESPSSFSEKRAAIFIGPEFGTVTRPDLVLAAREAGDADFDVLIACAFNYEAHATEFNKLGRIPVLKARMNADLHMAEDLKTTSKGNLFVIFGEPDIAILPADDDLIRIKINGVDVFHPGTGEVRSDGPEGIACWFIDTDYNEESFFVRHAYFLGAEDPYKALKTTLKAEIDEDAWASLNSDTSRPFPKPASGRIAVKVINHLGDEVMKVFRI
- a CDS encoding toxin-antitoxin system HicB family antitoxin translates to MNINPPTYNISIRHGTFEGEALFEARVKELPDLAEYGETYTEAYDLAIDAIETAAMAYCEQGRAFPEALVPADDFSGRVTLRLPRSLHRALAAAAEDEGVSLNQHLVNVLSYYSGFAAGRQTDAPPLGFRCRNRTP